One segment of Streptomyces sp. NBC_00576 DNA contains the following:
- a CDS encoding ABC transporter ATP-binding protein: MTTTATTTRTAAHVVDAVKVYGGGDTAVRALDAVSVGFPAGRFTAIMGPSGSGKSTLMHCAAGLDTLTSGAAFIGDTQLGALDDRRLTLLRRDRIGFVFQAFNLVPTLTVAENITLPIDLAGGQGDPEWIDALIDVVGLRDRLHHRPSELSGGQQQRVAVARAFAGRPDVVFADEPTGNLDSRSGEEVLGLLGRAVREMDRTVVMVTHDPVAAAHADQVLFLADGRLVDRMESPTADRVLDRLKAFEVPS; the protein is encoded by the coding sequence ATGACCACCACCGCCACCACGACCCGTACGGCGGCCCATGTCGTCGACGCGGTGAAGGTGTACGGCGGTGGCGACACCGCCGTACGGGCCCTCGACGCGGTGAGCGTCGGGTTTCCGGCCGGACGCTTCACCGCGATCATGGGGCCCTCGGGCTCCGGCAAGTCCACCCTGATGCACTGCGCGGCAGGCCTGGACACTCTCACCTCCGGCGCCGCGTTCATCGGCGACACCCAACTGGGCGCGCTCGATGACCGGCGCCTCACCCTCCTGCGCCGCGACCGGATCGGCTTCGTCTTCCAGGCGTTCAACCTGGTACCGACGCTGACCGTCGCCGAGAACATCACGCTGCCGATCGACCTGGCGGGCGGACAAGGCGACCCGGAGTGGATCGACGCGCTCATCGACGTGGTCGGCCTGCGCGACCGGCTCCACCACCGCCCCTCCGAACTCTCCGGCGGCCAGCAGCAACGTGTCGCCGTGGCCCGGGCGTTCGCCGGCCGGCCCGACGTCGTCTTCGCCGACGAACCGACCGGCAATCTCGACTCGCGCTCCGGCGAGGAGGTCCTCGGCCTGCTCGGCCGCGCGGTGCGGGAGATGGACCGCACGGTCGTCATGGTCACCCACGACCCGGTCGCCGCCGCCCACGCCGACCAGGTCCTCTTCCTGGCCGACGGCCGCCTGGTCGACCGGATGGAGTCCCCGACCGCCGACAGGGTCCTGGACCGGTTGAAAGCCTTCGAGGTGCCGTCATGA
- a CDS encoding ABC transporter permease yields MNSPPRTLRPTVRISLSSLRAHKRRFAGTFLAVFLGVAFLAGTLVMGDTLRAGFDTMFGEATSGTDAVVRSADAITTPGESEGVRQPVPTDLVKAVEQIPGVAAAAPNIQGAGQLIGSDGDPIGGQGPPTLAGNWITDPKLNPYQLAEGRAPSKSGEVVVNRGTAKKGDLRIGDRTILRTPDPVRVTIVGLATFAGEDGMAQVTFTGMTQADAEKYLTSTPGRAASIQVRAGPGVGQQELVDRLTPALPSGVEAITGQESAEENTEMISSQFLTVFTLFLLVFSGVAILVATFSIHNTFAIVIAQRTRENALLRALGASRRQITAATLVEATAVAVLASIAGLAGGIGVAAGLQALFPAIGFPFPEGDLVISWLSMALPLAVGIVVCLGSALLPAVRAGRTAPLAALRETAVDQSGTSLVRAVTGAGLGALAIAMTLTGVLVSPSLWLAGLGAVLALAAFVVLGPVASTTAVRILGIPLDRLRGVTGGLARRNALRSPKRTAATASALMIGVAVVSLFTVFGASLKATMDQTVSRSFAGQVAVSTPLFGAGGSGLSPGLAPAIAQRPEVADAVGLGRGVAEVDGKGRALTVTDPVTLGRVFDLGQIRGSLDDLGTGGIAITEAEADRQRLKTGDTAQLTFTDGEKENFTVRAVYGQSELAGDYVITRAAWAPHRTQDSDTLIAVSFKDGVSTDAGKAAVKQVAARYGDPEVQTRDEFAESSAGGIDMMLTLVYALLALAVLIALLGIANTLTLAIHERTRELGLLRAVGQTRAQLRAMVRWESVLVAAFGTVGGLALGGFLGWVLVKASDGTSDSDFAFALPPTQLVIVALVGVAAGALAGLRPARRAARLDVLRAIATE; encoded by the coding sequence ATGAACAGTCCTCCACGCACCCTCCGTCCCACTGTCCGCATCAGCCTCTCCTCGCTGCGCGCCCACAAGCGGCGCTTCGCCGGTACGTTCCTGGCGGTGTTCCTCGGTGTCGCCTTCCTGGCCGGGACCCTGGTCATGGGCGACACCCTGCGAGCCGGTTTCGACACCATGTTCGGCGAGGCGACGAGCGGCACCGACGCCGTCGTCCGCAGCGCCGACGCCATCACCACCCCCGGCGAGAGCGAGGGCGTACGCCAGCCGGTCCCCACCGACCTGGTCAAGGCCGTCGAGCAGATCCCCGGGGTCGCCGCCGCCGCGCCCAACATCCAGGGCGCGGGCCAGCTAATCGGCTCCGACGGCGACCCCATCGGCGGCCAGGGCCCGCCCACCCTCGCCGGCAACTGGATCACCGACCCGAAGCTGAACCCGTACCAACTCGCCGAAGGACGAGCCCCGTCGAAGTCCGGGGAGGTCGTCGTCAACCGGGGTACGGCCAAGAAGGGCGACCTGAGGATCGGCGACAGGACGATCCTGCGTACGCCCGACCCGGTCAGGGTGACGATCGTCGGCCTCGCGACCTTCGCCGGCGAGGACGGCATGGCACAGGTGACGTTCACCGGGATGACCCAGGCCGACGCCGAGAAATACCTGACCTCCACACCCGGCCGGGCGGCGAGCATCCAGGTACGGGCCGGCCCCGGGGTCGGTCAGCAGGAACTGGTCGACCGGCTGACTCCCGCACTGCCCAGCGGAGTTGAAGCCATCACCGGCCAGGAGTCGGCCGAGGAGAACACCGAGATGATCTCCAGCCAGTTCCTGACCGTCTTCACCCTCTTCCTTCTCGTCTTCTCGGGCGTGGCGATCCTGGTCGCGACCTTCTCCATCCACAACACCTTCGCGATCGTCATCGCCCAACGCACCCGCGAGAACGCCCTGTTGCGGGCCCTGGGCGCCTCTCGCCGTCAAATCACCGCGGCCACGCTCGTCGAGGCGACCGCGGTCGCCGTGCTGGCGTCGATCGCGGGCCTCGCAGGCGGCATCGGCGTCGCCGCAGGCCTCCAGGCACTGTTCCCGGCCATCGGATTCCCCTTCCCCGAGGGGGACTTGGTGATCAGCTGGTTGTCCATGGCGCTGCCGCTCGCGGTCGGCATCGTGGTCTGCCTGGGCTCCGCCCTGCTGCCCGCCGTGCGTGCCGGCCGCACCGCGCCCCTGGCCGCGCTCCGCGAGACGGCCGTCGACCAGTCGGGCACCTCACTCGTCCGGGCGGTCACCGGCGCGGGCCTCGGCGCCCTCGCGATCGCCATGACCCTGACCGGCGTCCTGGTCTCGCCGTCATTGTGGCTGGCGGGACTTGGCGCCGTGCTGGCGCTTGCGGCCTTTGTCGTCCTGGGCCCGGTCGCGTCGACGACGGCCGTACGGATACTCGGCATCCCCCTCGACCGGCTGCGCGGAGTCACCGGTGGCCTTGCCCGGCGCAACGCCCTGCGCAGCCCGAAGCGGACCGCCGCCACCGCGAGTGCCCTGATGATCGGCGTTGCCGTCGTCTCGTTGTTCACGGTGTTCGGCGCCTCCCTGAAGGCGACGATGGACCAGACCGTGTCGCGGTCCTTCGCGGGCCAAGTGGCCGTGAGCACCCCGTTGTTCGGGGCGGGCGGCAGCGGACTCAGCCCCGGCCTCGCACCCGCCATCGCCCAGCGGCCCGAGGTGGCGGACGCGGTCGGACTCGGCCGAGGTGTCGCCGAAGTCGACGGCAAGGGACGGGCGTTGACCGTCACCGACCCCGTCACCCTCGGCCGGGTATTCGACCTCGGCCAGATCCGCGGCTCGCTCGACGACCTCGGCACCGGCGGTATCGCCATCACCGAGGCGGAGGCCGACCGGCAGCGCCTGAAGACCGGCGACACCGCCCAACTCACCTTCACCGACGGTGAGAAGGAGAACTTCACGGTCCGCGCGGTCTACGGCCAGTCGGAACTCGCCGGCGACTACGTCATCACCCGAGCCGCCTGGGCCCCGCACCGCACCCAGGACTCCGACACGTTGATCGCGGTCTCCTTCAAGGACGGCGTGAGCACGGACGCGGGCAAGGCCGCCGTGAAACAGGTCGCCGCGCGGTACGGCGACCCCGAGGTGCAGACCCGGGACGAGTTCGCCGAGTCGTCGGCCGGAGGCATCGACATGATGCTCACCCTCGTCTACGCGCTCCTCGCCCTCGCGGTGCTCATCGCACTGCTCGGCATCGCCAACACGCTGACCCTCGCCATCCACGAACGCACCCGCGAACTCGGCCTGTTGAGGGCCGTCGGCCAGACGCGCGCCCAACTGCGCGCCATGGTCCGCTGGGAGTCGGTCCTCGTCGCCGCATTCGGCACGGTGGGCGGGCTCGCCCTCGGCGGCTTTCTCGGCTGGGTGCTGGTGAAGGCCTCGGACGGCACGAGCGACAGCGACTTCGCCTTCGCACTGCCGCCCACCCAGCTCGTGATCGTGGCCCTGGTGGGCGTCGCGGCCGGCGCCCTCGCGGGCCTGCGCCCCGCCCGCCGGGCGGCGCGCCTGGACGTACTGCGCGCCATCGCCACCGAGTGA
- a CDS encoding ATP-binding protein — translation MISHPSRHCTVELQALPSRIGQVRRIVSAQLRYWHLDPLIDRASLGVTELLTNVHRHAQPDKLCTVEIEVLLDRLTVSVHDHDPRIPELRDADLTATCGRGLAMVAAVSESWGVRPDGESGKVVWFTLPTVTPVLATPETRPVAAVPVRQSFEEKLGDGAGYDEPPYDKGHKPGVHRRRPEHAPARSAVAG, via the coding sequence GTGATCAGTCACCCAAGCAGGCACTGCACGGTGGAGCTCCAAGCCCTGCCGTCGCGGATCGGCCAGGTCCGCAGAATCGTCTCTGCACAATTGCGCTACTGGCATCTGGATCCCTTGATAGACCGGGCCTCGCTCGGTGTGACCGAACTGCTGACCAACGTCCATCGCCACGCCCAGCCCGACAAGCTGTGCACCGTGGAGATCGAGGTCCTGCTCGACCGGCTCACGGTCTCGGTGCACGACCACGATCCCCGCATTCCCGAGCTGCGGGACGCGGATCTCACCGCCACCTGCGGACGAGGTCTCGCGATGGTCGCCGCGGTGAGCGAGAGCTGGGGAGTGCGGCCGGACGGCGAGTCCGGGAAGGTCGTGTGGTTCACACTGCCGACGGTCACGCCGGTGCTGGCGACCCCGGAGACCAGGCCCGTTGCCGCGGTGCCCGTACGTCAGTCGTTCGAGGAGAAGCTGGGTGACGGTGCCGGGTACGACGAACCGCCGTACGACAAGGGACACAAGCCGGGGGTTCACCGGCGCAGGCCGGAACACGCTCCCGCCCGGTCGGCCGTTGCCGGCTGA
- a CDS encoding PLP-dependent cysteine synthase family protein: MSIPDPTGTAETLDVDRSDAGYRAWLKEAVRKVQADANRSADTHLLRFPLPEKWGIDLYLKDESTHPTGSLKHRLARSLFLYGLCNGWIRPGRPVIEASSGSTAVSEAYFAKLIGVPFIAVMPRTTSAEKGRLIEFHGGQCHFVDDSRKMYEASAALAAETGGHYMDQFTYAERATDWRGNNNIAESIFRQLEWERFPEPAWIVATAGTGGTSATLARYVHYTQRDTRICVADPENSCFFEGWTTGDPDVTCDCGSRIEGIGRPRMEPSFVPGAVDRMMKVPDAASIAAVRALEQTIGRKAGGSTGTGLWSALKIVAEMVAEGQQGSVVTLLCDHGDRYLDKYYSDEWLKEQGLDIAPYGARIEGFLKTGMWPN; encoded by the coding sequence GTGAGCATCCCCGACCCCACCGGGACCGCCGAAACCCTCGACGTCGACCGAAGCGACGCGGGCTACCGCGCCTGGCTCAAAGAAGCCGTCCGCAAGGTCCAGGCAGACGCCAACCGTTCGGCTGACACCCACCTGCTGCGCTTCCCGCTGCCCGAGAAGTGGGGTATCGACCTGTATCTGAAGGACGAGTCGACCCACCCCACCGGCAGCCTCAAACACCGCCTCGCCCGCTCGCTCTTCCTCTACGGACTGTGCAATGGCTGGATCCGCCCGGGCCGCCCGGTGATCGAGGCCTCCAGCGGTTCCACCGCCGTCTCGGAGGCGTACTTCGCGAAACTGATCGGCGTGCCCTTCATCGCGGTGATGCCGCGCACGACCAGCGCCGAGAAGGGTCGCCTCATCGAGTTCCACGGCGGCCAGTGCCACTTCGTGGACGACTCCCGGAAGATGTACGAGGCCTCGGCAGCCCTCGCGGCGGAGACGGGCGGCCACTATATGGACCAGTTCACCTACGCGGAACGGGCCACGGACTGGCGCGGAAACAACAACATCGCCGAATCCATCTTCCGCCAACTGGAGTGGGAACGATTCCCGGAGCCCGCGTGGATCGTCGCCACGGCCGGCACGGGCGGCACCTCGGCGACGCTGGCCCGCTACGTCCACTACACGCAGCGCGACACCCGCATCTGTGTCGCCGACCCGGAGAACTCCTGTTTCTTCGAGGGCTGGACCACCGGCGATCCGGACGTCACCTGCGACTGCGGCTCCCGCATCGAGGGCATCGGCCGCCCCCGCATGGAACCCAGCTTCGTCCCAGGCGCGGTGGACCGCATGATGAAGGTCCCCGACGCGGCCAGCATCGCCGCGGTAAGGGCCCTGGAGCAGACCATCGGCCGCAAGGCGGGCGGCTCCACGGGCACGGGCCTGTGGAGCGCCCTGAAGATCGTGGCGGAAATGGTAGCGGAGGGCCAACAGGGCAGCGTGGTAACCCTCCTGTGCGACCACGGCGACCGCTACCTGGACAAGTACTACTCGGACGAGTGGCTGAAAGAACAGGGCCTGGACATCGCGCCTTACGGGGCGAGAATCGAGGGGTTCCTGAAAACAGGGATGTGGCCCAACTAA
- a CDS encoding DeoR/GlpR family DNA-binding transcription regulator has protein sequence MNDNQNLLAEQRRALILDEVRRRGGVRVNELTRKLGVSDMTVRRDLDALARQGVLEKVHGGAVPVVEASTHEPGFEAKSGLELTAKEDIARAAAELVAAGSAIALSGGTTTYALAHQLLDVPDLTVVTNSVRVADVFHTAQRVSGQRQGAATVVLTGGVRTPSDSLVGPVADQAIASLHFDVLFLGVHGISVEAGLSTPNLAEAETNRRLVQSARRVVVVADHTKWGTVGLSSFAALEQVDTLVTDSGLVPEARGEVSEHLRRLIVAGEAA, from the coding sequence GTGAATGACAACCAGAACCTCCTCGCGGAACAGCGCCGCGCCCTGATCCTCGACGAGGTACGGCGTCGTGGTGGCGTTCGTGTCAACGAACTGACCCGCAAGCTCGGCGTGTCGGACATGACGGTCCGCCGTGACCTCGACGCGCTGGCCCGCCAGGGTGTCCTGGAGAAGGTGCACGGCGGCGCGGTGCCGGTGGTCGAGGCGAGCACCCACGAGCCTGGGTTCGAGGCCAAGTCCGGCCTGGAGCTGACGGCCAAGGAGGACATCGCACGGGCCGCGGCGGAGCTGGTCGCGGCGGGCTCCGCGATCGCCCTGTCGGGCGGTACGACGACGTACGCGCTGGCGCATCAGCTGCTGGACGTACCTGATCTGACCGTGGTGACCAACTCGGTGCGCGTCGCCGACGTCTTCCACACCGCGCAGCGCGTGTCGGGGCAGCGGCAGGGGGCGGCGACGGTGGTGCTGACCGGTGGGGTGCGGACTCCGTCCGACTCGCTGGTGGGGCCGGTGGCCGACCAGGCGATCGCGTCGCTCCACTTCGACGTGTTGTTTCTCGGGGTCCACGGGATATCGGTCGAGGCGGGGCTGTCGACGCCCAACCTCGCGGAGGCGGAGACGAATCGGCGGCTCGTGCAGTCCGCTCGGCGGGTTGTGGTGGTCGCCGACCACACCAAGTGGGGGACGGTGGGGCTCAGTTCGTTCGCGGCGTTGGAGCAGGTGGATACGTTGGTGACGGACTCGGGGTTGGTGCCTGAGGCTCGGGGTGAGGTTTCGGAGCATTTGCGGCGGCTGATTGTTGCGGGTGAGGCCGCCTAA
- a CDS encoding right-handed parallel beta-helix repeat-containing protein, whose amino-acid sequence MAQGTVQVTHTGTSRWRRRTGEYASLAAALEAAADGDVLTVAPGTYRENLVVERAVTLRGPEGSPGSVRIAPVDGVPLTVRASAVVQDLHVEGQDSTSAAVLVEEGTPELLDIRIVTRSAAGIEVRGGARPTVRRCTVDNPAGAGIAVLDDAGGVFEECEVVAAGQAGVTVRDGGHPRLERCRVHHASGVGLSVSGENSALEAVGCEVYEVKGSGVQITGRATAFLTDCDVHRTSADGVTLDTDAVLTLADCRIHDIPENAVDLRSRSVLTLTRTTVRQFGRNGLSVWDPGTRVDANQCEIFNSTGDYPAVWISDGATAVLESCRVHDVPDALFVLDRGSRADVIDSDLSQVRNTAVSVSDGATAQLDDCRIRDAATGAWFRDHGSGGTLNGCTVVGTQTGVIVTKGADPTIERCTVDSPAEAGFYVSAGGRGSFLHCRVTGSEGYGFHVIDGCRSTLTKCRTERCARGGYEFADGGSGTASGGGPVVEDCTSDESAALRTPPLPETAVQTAVAQSHGLLGSIPGQRTTEPEPAVAAPESESAARSSKDVLGELDALVGLESVKREVRALTDMIEVGRRRQQAGLKAASARRHLVFTGSPGTGKTTVARLYGEILAALGVLEKGHLVEVSRVDLVGEHIGSTAIRTQEAFDRARGGVLFIDEAYALSPEDSGRDFGKEAIDTLVKLMEDHREAVVVIVAGYTAEMERFLSVNPGVASRFSRTITFGDYGPEELLRIVEQQAEEHEYRLGPGSSEALLKYFEAIPKGATFGNGRTSRQTFEAMVERHAGRVAQHAEPSTDDLTLLYPEDLPELP is encoded by the coding sequence ATGGCACAGGGCACGGTCCAGGTGACGCACACCGGCACATCGAGGTGGCGGCGCCGCACGGGTGAGTACGCTTCGCTCGCCGCCGCCCTGGAGGCCGCGGCGGACGGCGACGTCCTCACCGTCGCCCCCGGCACCTACCGGGAGAACCTCGTCGTCGAGCGCGCGGTGACACTGCGCGGCCCGGAGGGCTCTCCCGGCTCGGTACGCATCGCGCCCGTGGACGGTGTGCCCCTCACCGTGCGCGCCTCCGCTGTGGTCCAGGACCTGCATGTGGAGGGCCAGGACTCGACCTCGGCCGCCGTGCTCGTCGAGGAGGGCACACCGGAGCTGCTGGACATCCGGATCGTCACCCGGTCCGCCGCGGGCATCGAGGTGCGCGGCGGCGCGCGCCCGACGGTGCGGCGCTGCACGGTCGACAACCCGGCGGGTGCTGGCATCGCCGTACTGGACGACGCGGGCGGGGTGTTCGAGGAGTGCGAGGTCGTCGCGGCCGGGCAGGCGGGGGTGACCGTGCGCGACGGCGGGCATCCGCGTCTGGAGCGCTGCCGGGTGCACCACGCCTCGGGCGTCGGTCTGTCGGTCTCGGGCGAGAACTCGGCGCTGGAGGCGGTCGGTTGTGAGGTTTACGAGGTCAAGGGCAGCGGCGTCCAGATCACCGGCCGGGCCACCGCCTTCCTCACCGACTGCGATGTGCACCGTACGTCCGCGGACGGCGTGACGCTCGACACCGACGCCGTGCTGACGCTCGCCGACTGCCGCATCCACGACATCCCGGAGAACGCGGTCGATCTGCGGTCCCGCTCGGTCCTCACGCTGACCCGTACGACGGTGCGTCAGTTCGGGCGCAACGGGCTGTCGGTGTGGGACCCGGGCACGCGGGTGGACGCGAACCAGTGCGAGATCTTCAACAGCACCGGCGACTACCCGGCGGTGTGGATCAGCGACGGCGCCACGGCGGTTCTCGAATCGTGCCGGGTGCACGACGTGCCGGACGCGCTGTTCGTGCTCGACCGGGGCTCGCGCGCGGACGTCATCGACAGCGACCTCTCGCAGGTGCGCAACACCGCCGTGTCGGTCAGTGACGGCGCGACGGCGCAGCTCGACGACTGCAGGATCCGGGACGCCGCGACGGGCGCCTGGTTCCGCGACCACGGCAGCGGCGGCACGCTCAACGGCTGCACGGTGGTCGGCACCCAGACGGGCGTGATCGTCACCAAGGGCGCCGATCCCACCATCGAGCGCTGCACGGTCGACTCCCCCGCCGAGGCGGGCTTCTACGTGTCGGCGGGCGGCCGGGGCAGTTTCCTGCACTGCCGGGTGACGGGCAGTGAGGGCTACGGCTTCCATGTGATAGACGGCTGCCGTTCGACGTTGACGAAGTGCCGTACGGAGCGGTGCGCGCGCGGTGGCTACGAGTTCGCCGACGGCGGCTCCGGCACGGCCTCCGGCGGCGGGCCGGTCGTCGAGGACTGCACCAGCGACGAGAGCGCGGCCCTGCGGACGCCTCCGCTGCCGGAGACAGCCGTACAGACGGCGGTGGCTCAGTCGCATGGGCTGCTGGGCTCGATCCCGGGCCAGCGCACCACCGAGCCGGAGCCGGCCGTCGCCGCCCCGGAGTCGGAGTCGGCCGCGCGGTCCTCCAAGGATGTCCTCGGTGAACTCGACGCGCTGGTGGGTCTGGAGAGCGTCAAGCGCGAGGTGCGAGCCCTCACCGACATGATCGAGGTCGGCCGGCGCAGGCAGCAGGCGGGCCTCAAGGCGGCCTCCGCCCGACGCCATCTGGTCTTCACGGGCTCCCCCGGTACCGGCAAGACGACGGTCGCCCGGCTCTACGGCGAGATCCTGGCCGCGCTCGGTGTCCTGGAGAAGGGCCATCTCGTCGAGGTGTCCCGGGTGGACCTCGTCGGCGAGCACATCGGTTCGACGGCGATCCGTACCCAGGAGGCCTTCGACCGGGCGCGCGGCGGTGTGCTGTTCATCGACGAGGCCTACGCGCTGTCCCCGGAGGACTCCGGCCGTGACTTCGGCAAGGAAGCCATCGACACGCTGGTGAAGCTCATGGAGGACCACCGGGAGGCCGTGGTGGTGATCGTCGCGGGTTACACGGCCGAGATGGAGCGCTTCCTGTCGGTCAACCCCGGTGTCGCCTCCCGTTTCTCGCGGACCATCACCTTCGGTGACTACGGCCCCGAGGAGCTGCTGCGGATCGTGGAGCAGCAGGCGGAGGAGCACGAGTACCGGCTCGGCCCTGGCTCCTCCGAGGCCCTGCTGAAGTATTTCGAGGCGATCCCCAAGGGGGCGACGTTCGGCAACGGCCGTACGTCGCGGCAGACGTTCGAGGCGATGGTCGAGCGGCACGCGGGCCGCGTCGCCCAGCACGCCGAGCCGAGCACGGACGACCTGACCCTGCTCTACCCGGAGGACCTTCCCGAGCTGCCCTGA
- a CDS encoding Rv1733c family protein, translating into MRAIGGLWRWRHNPLRRATDLAEAWVALTALLLILLAAPLIGVLVGGAAQDALQQAVRDQREARHLVTATVVKKLARSPLEPDPESTSGREARSRVEADWAGPDGTAQHGQVMASLKSPHPGDHFTLWTDGQGRIAARPLDTATATTHAVLAGVGVTALSAGFFEGGRRLIVWRMVRRRYARWDQAWDRAGPDWGRTGTGS; encoded by the coding sequence CACAATCCGCTGCGCCGCGCGACCGACCTGGCGGAGGCCTGGGTGGCGCTCACGGCCCTGTTGCTGATCCTGCTCGCGGCGCCCCTGATCGGCGTCCTGGTCGGCGGTGCCGCCCAGGACGCGCTGCAACAGGCCGTACGGGACCAGCGCGAGGCCCGCCATCTCGTGACGGCCACCGTGGTCAAGAAGCTGGCCCGCTCCCCGCTGGAGCCCGACCCCGAGTCGACCTCCGGGCGGGAGGCGAGAAGCCGTGTGGAGGCCGACTGGGCGGGGCCTGACGGCACGGCGCAGCACGGCCAGGTCATGGCGAGCCTCAAGTCCCCGCACCCCGGCGACCACTTCACCCTGTGGACGGACGGACAGGGGCGAATAGCCGCCCGCCCACTGGACACTGCCACCGCGACGACACACGCGGTTCTCGCCGGGGTCGGCGTGACCGCCCTGTCGGCCGGGTTCTTCGAGGGCGGCCGACGCCTGATCGTCTGGCGCATGGTCCGTCGCCGGTACGCCCGTTGGGACCAGGCCTGGGACCGGGCCGGACCCGACTGGGGCCGGACCGGGACCGGCAGTTGA